From the Methanomassiliicoccales archaeon genome, one window contains:
- a CDS encoding deoxyhypusine synthase, with protein MHEERPVKDIKLKTKLTVNELVSQMKNSGGFTGRKVSDAADIVEKMFRSKKCTVFFSFPACIIATGTRGVIVELARRKLIDVIITTCGTLDHDLARSWKDYYHGDFYMDDVELRKKGINRLGNVLVPDESYGLVLEEKLIPMFSQIFENKSSLSTREIIELIGAKLKNSDSLLYWCYHNKIPIYVPGIMDGAFGSQLWMYWQTHKNISIDTFRDEQELADIVFDAEETGAIIIGGGISKHHTIWWNQFRGGLDYVVYLTTAQEYDGSLSGARTREAKSWGKVKETAEEITVEGDATITLPLIIASVLERLGD; from the coding sequence ATGCATGAAGAGAGACCAGTTAAGGATATCAAGCTAAAAACGAAGCTGACTGTAAATGAATTAGTTTCCCAAATGAAGAATTCTGGAGGATTTACTGGCAGAAAAGTTTCGGATGCAGCCGATATCGTGGAAAAAATGTTTAGAAGCAAGAAGTGTACAGTCTTTTTTTCTTTCCCAGCCTGTATCATAGCTACGGGAACAAGAGGCGTTATCGTAGAACTTGCAAGAAGAAAATTGATCGATGTCATCATCACTACCTGTGGAACGCTAGACCATGATCTCGCCCGTTCCTGGAAAGATTACTATCATGGCGATTTCTATATGGATGATGTTGAGTTGAGAAAGAAAGGTATTAACCGACTTGGCAACGTGCTTGTACCTGACGAAAGTTACGGTTTGGTTCTTGAAGAAAAATTAATTCCAATGTTTTCCCAGATATTCGAAAATAAATCCTCCTTGTCAACGAGGGAAATCATAGAATTGATAGGAGCAAAATTGAAGAATAGCGATTCACTTTTATATTGGTGTTACCATAATAAAATACCTATTTATGTACCTGGCATTATGGACGGCGCGTTTGGATCTCAGCTTTGGATGTACTGGCAGACTCATAAAAATATTTCTATTGATACATTTCGAGATGAGCAAGAGCTTGCAGACATAGTCTTTGACGCAGAAGAGACAGGGGCAATTATCATTGGAGGTGGGATCTCAAAGCATCATACAATTTGGTGGAATCAGTTCCGTGGAGGATTGGACTACGTTGTCTATCTCACTACGGCACAGGAATATGATGGCAGCCTTTCCGGTGCAAGAACAAGAGAAGCGAAATCATGGGGAAAAGTAAAGGAAACTGCAGAAGAAATCACTGTGGAGGGAGATGCCACAATTACTCTCCCATTAATTATAGCAAGTGTCTTAGAAAGACTTGGTGATTAG
- a CDS encoding isocitrate/isopropylmalate dehydrogenase family protein → MKKVVIIGGDGIGPEVVKSARSVIEYLGTPVEFVDAEIGLSAYKKTGTYLPKSTLDFLAESDACLFGAITTPEDPQYDSPLLYIRKYFNLYANVRPFRRLIPSIGLVDMDIVIVRENTEDVYTGIERETEEGVILERKITEKACKRIVRFAINLCEKKGRKKITCVHKANVMRKSDGLFRKIFFEETKKTKLMANDIHVDAMAAALISNPTAYDCIVTLNLYGDILSDEAAALVGGLGIAPSANIGDGFGLFEPCHGSAPDIAGKGIANPVAAILSSALMLEYLNLPNLAERIQNAVRIALEHGIRTPDLGGTHSTESFTRALLSIIEEIESQDD, encoded by the coding sequence TTGAAGAAGGTCGTGATAATCGGTGGCGATGGGATAGGACCTGAAGTAGTGAAATCAGCGAGATCCGTTATAGAATATTTGGGGACGCCAGTCGAATTTGTCGATGCCGAAATAGGGCTTTCTGCATACAAGAAAACTGGTACCTATCTACCCAAATCAACACTTGATTTCCTAGCTGAATCCGATGCATGCCTCTTCGGTGCAATTACTACACCAGAAGATCCACAGTACGATTCACCTTTGTTATATATTCGCAAGTACTTTAATCTCTACGCTAACGTGCGGCCTTTCAGGCGCCTCATTCCATCGATCGGACTAGTAGACATGGACATAGTCATTGTTCGCGAAAATACAGAAGACGTTTATACAGGTATAGAAAGGGAAACTGAAGAGGGAGTTATTCTTGAGCGAAAGATTACCGAGAAGGCATGCAAGAGGATTGTCAGATTTGCAATAAACCTCTGCGAAAAAAAAGGAAGAAAGAAAATCACATGTGTCCATAAAGCCAATGTAATGCGAAAATCTGACGGGCTTTTTAGAAAGATTTTTTTTGAGGAAACGAAAAAAACAAAACTCATGGCGAACGATATACATGTAGATGCAATGGCGGCAGCTCTCATCAGCAATCCAACGGCATATGATTGTATCGTCACTCTCAATTTGTACGGTGACATTCTCTCCGATGAAGCCGCGGCGCTCGTTGGCGGCCTCGGGATCGCACCCTCCGCTAACATCGGTGATGGATTTGGCCTTTTCGAACCTTGTCATGGCTCGGCGCCCGATATTGCAGGAAAGGGAATAGCAAATCCTGTTGCTGCAATACTCTCTTCCGCACTGATGCTTGAATATCTTAATTTGCCCAACTTAGCAGAGAGAATTCAGAACGCTGTAAGGATTGCTCTTGAGCATGGAATTCGCACGCCCGATTTGGGAGGCACCCACAGCACAGAATCCTTTACTCGAGCTCTATTGAGTATTATAGAAGAAATTGAAAGCCAGGATGATTAG
- a CDS encoding DUF2117 domain-containing protein → MIAGIVIHGPEAIDTQFFDRALSVIGKQFVVKRILMSGYTGIAAVIDAGLEDVIDINQHLVPSQAILALQEVSDIIFLMNYGKNKESIMKFGELIFLRIKDKLSKPLIQVDNGVFIGWNSPLPKFLMDLAEKEGAIVIEMPEMTQKSCDRTWRLISGVIPGENVWINGIVVGKAISSHVAISKDQNGRLIAEGIKLKQSGVERLGIYDIWTARVRSGVIRRTRSIPRCIGIEKRGYISIVDHQTEEAVYSSRNSRFVVTIGDDTSKTAGSILYRFGIPIIAITDGDEDGISREELFYPGSIVIRVKPGHDDVIGERIKDILFKGSKEIATEISIEEMTKAIIEMSDGLIVEIKKYQQLFN, encoded by the coding sequence ATGATCGCAGGAATAGTTATTCATGGTCCCGAAGCCATCGATACTCAATTCTTTGATCGTGCTTTAAGTGTAATAGGAAAACAGTTTGTTGTCAAAAGAATATTGATGAGTGGTTACACTGGGATAGCTGCCGTCATTGATGCTGGTCTCGAAGATGTCATTGACATCAATCAACATTTAGTTCCCTCTCAAGCAATATTAGCGCTCCAGGAGGTATCAGATATTATTTTTTTGATGAATTACGGAAAAAACAAAGAATCGATCATGAAATTTGGCGAATTGATTTTTCTAAGGATTAAGGATAAGCTGTCAAAGCCTCTAATACAGGTTGACAATGGCGTTTTTATCGGATGGAATTCACCTTTGCCGAAATTTCTCATGGATTTAGCTGAAAAAGAAGGAGCGATAGTGATTGAAATGCCCGAAATGACGCAGAAATCCTGTGATCGAACTTGGCGATTAATTAGTGGTGTTATTCCAGGCGAAAACGTTTGGATAAACGGGATTGTAGTGGGAAAGGCTATTTCGAGTCATGTTGCAATTTCAAAAGATCAAAATGGAAGACTGATTGCTGAAGGAATAAAACTCAAACAAAGCGGAGTAGAAAGGTTAGGAATTTATGACATTTGGACGGCGAGAGTAAGAAGCGGAGTGATACGCAGAACACGATCGATACCGCGATGCATAGGTATTGAAAAGCGAGGTTATATTTCAATCGTGGACCACCAAACTGAGGAAGCGGTATACTCTAGCAGAAACTCGCGATTTGTTGTCACAATTGGTGACGATACCAGCAAAACGGCGGGGAGTATTCTTTACCGATTTGGCATACCAATAATCGCCATAACGGACGGAGACGAAGATGGAATTAGCAGAGAAGAATTGTTTTACCCCGGTTCAATTGTTATACGCGTTAAACCAGGGCATGATGATGTGATTGGGGAGAGGATAAAGGATATCCTTTTTAAAGGCTCAAAGGAAATTGCCACGGAAATTTCTATTGAGGAGATGACAAAAGCAATAATTGAAATGTCAGATGGCTTGATTGTTGAAATCAAAAAATACCAACAGCTATTCAATTGA
- a CDS encoding (2Fe-2S)-binding protein, whose amino-acid sequence MAVCPICRNEGYEVDKITVLIHVSEKKWPLEDAKYYFCENPNCEVVYFTETSHTILKKEDVKTKVTFKEKTSPKPLCYCKQVTEEDVLRAIERGAKTVDEVKGMTGIGGGGMCKYTNPSGRCCSRSYTSFIEKALKNKLRDNSHPVILNIK is encoded by the coding sequence ATGGCGGTATGTCCAATATGTAGAAATGAAGGTTATGAGGTCGATAAAATAACAGTATTAATCCATGTTTCCGAGAAAAAGTGGCCTCTGGAGGACGCAAAATACTATTTTTGCGAGAATCCCAATTGTGAAGTCGTGTATTTTACAGAGACATCTCACACGATATTGAAGAAGGAAGATGTGAAAACGAAAGTAACATTTAAGGAAAAGACATCGCCTAAACCATTGTGCTACTGTAAACAAGTTACGGAGGAAGATGTACTGCGTGCGATTGAACGAGGAGCAAAAACCGTAGATGAAGTAAAGGGCATGACTGGAATCGGCGGCGGAGGCATGTGCAAGTACACAAATCCTTCTGGGAGGTGCTGCTCTCGTAGTTATACATCCTTTATAGAAAAGGCCCTGAAGAATAAGCTTAGAGATAACAGCCATCCTGTGATCCTTAATATTAAATAG
- a CDS encoding cupin domain-containing protein, translating to MKIFRYLEASVAEPVTGVKRRMIACGDSSQIIEYFLPKGAIFPLHKHPQEQTGFVAEGILRMIIGGEEYVLTKGDGYFIAPNVEHSTVALEDCINIDVFSPPRQEYKDR from the coding sequence ATGAAAATCTTCAGATATCTCGAAGCAAGTGTTGCCGAGCCCGTTACAGGTGTAAAAAGAAGAATGATTGCATGTGGGGATAGCTCTCAGATCATAGAATACTTCCTGCCTAAGGGAGCAATTTTTCCACTTCATAAGCATCCACAAGAACAAACTGGTTTCGTAGCGGAGGGTATACTTCGCATGATCATTGGCGGAGAGGAATATGTTCTGACGAAAGGTGATGGATATTTCATCGCCCCGAATGTTGAGCATTCTACTGTTGCGCTGGAAGATTGTATTAACATCGATGTGTTTTCACCGCCCAGACAAGAATATAAGGACAGATGA
- a CDS encoding DUF835 domain-containing protein encodes MISNGKTYLFVERVPLRTHQILRRELTLGKKVFYISKNAPHLLKTQLSFDDKKLIVRWLNPRPRGDCIPPMNLKTFEKHVESFIAENRSGIVVLNGLEILQMWNGFIPVIKTLKKLQGKMNQHGISMMISLDPKTQFENHLIMLQRISDEVVSSNA; translated from the coding sequence ATGATTTCCAATGGAAAGACTTATTTGTTTGTAGAAAGAGTACCGCTCAGGACCCATCAAATCTTGAGAAGGGAGTTGACGCTCGGCAAGAAAGTTTTTTACATATCAAAGAATGCTCCACATTTATTAAAGACCCAACTTAGCTTCGATGATAAGAAATTGATCGTAAGGTGGCTTAATCCGCGTCCAAGAGGCGACTGCATTCCACCAATGAATTTGAAAACATTTGAAAAGCATGTCGAATCATTCATAGCCGAGAACAGATCCGGTATCGTTGTCCTGAATGGTTTAGAAATCCTCCAAATGTGGAACGGATTTATACCCGTGATCAAAACATTGAAAAAACTTCAGGGAAAAATGAATCAGCATGGCATTTCAATGATGATCAGCCTCGACCCGAAGACTCAATTTGAGAACCACTTGATCATGCTTCAAAGGATATCCGACGAAGTTGTATCGAGCAATGCCTAA
- a CDS encoding UxaA family hydrolase has product MNHLQKYTFKGYERPDGTTGIRNFIGVISTVVCANEVAKRIARNSRGIKAFAHGQGCAQTSVDLTRVERTLGSLGQNPNIAGVVLVSLGCESVNVQRIADYIADSGKPAHTVTIQEVGGLKSAIEIGRRYAIEMYKEFSTMKRTETDVSNLVFGIKCGGSDTTSGIVANPALGLAVDKLLECGATCIFGESTEFIGAEHQLIGRAHSEEVGNRMLEMILDVERRVKAIGVDMRGGQPTQGNIKGGLSTIEEKSLGAAIKTGSRKIDAVLSYGERISHKGLIFVDSPGREPELLTALVAAGATLIAFTTGRGAPQGFPFVPTIKITGNPSTAQHLREFIDVDVSEIISGDLNLENAAARIINEVIFVSSGKLTQAEKNRYEDSMNIYTTGPIL; this is encoded by the coding sequence ATGAATCATCTCCAAAAGTACACCTTCAAAGGATATGAGAGGCCAGATGGGACTACTGGGATACGTAATTTCATCGGTGTGATTTCAACAGTTGTTTGTGCAAATGAAGTAGCTAAGCGCATTGCCCGAAATAGCAGAGGTATTAAGGCATTCGCTCACGGGCAGGGTTGCGCGCAGACCAGTGTCGATCTCACAAGGGTTGAGAGGACACTTGGTTCGCTTGGACAAAATCCAAACATTGCTGGCGTAGTTCTTGTGAGTCTGGGATGTGAAAGCGTTAATGTTCAGAGAATCGCCGACTACATTGCAGATTCTGGAAAACCTGCGCATACTGTCACGATACAAGAAGTTGGTGGATTGAAGTCGGCGATTGAAATTGGGAGAAGATATGCGATCGAAATGTACAAAGAATTTAGCACGATGAAGAGAACTGAAACTGACGTATCTAATTTGGTTTTTGGAATCAAGTGTGGCGGCTCTGATACCACGTCTGGAATCGTTGCGAATCCTGCCTTGGGGTTGGCTGTTGATAAACTTCTCGAATGTGGTGCCACGTGCATATTTGGCGAATCAACAGAATTCATCGGCGCCGAGCATCAATTAATTGGTAGAGCCCATTCTGAAGAAGTAGGAAATAGAATGCTCGAAATGATTCTGGATGTGGAGAGGAGAGTGAAGGCAATCGGCGTTGATATGCGTGGAGGGCAGCCAACACAAGGTAACATTAAAGGCGGACTTTCAACGATTGAAGAGAAATCTCTGGGAGCAGCGATAAAAACTGGTAGCAGGAAAATTGATGCGGTACTTTCGTATGGAGAAAGGATTTCTCATAAAGGATTGATTTTCGTTGACTCGCCAGGTAGAGAACCCGAACTACTAACAGCTTTGGTCGCAGCGGGTGCTACGCTGATCGCTTTTACTACTGGACGTGGTGCACCCCAAGGATTTCCTTTCGTTCCAACGATTAAGATTACAGGGAATCCCTCAACGGCCCAGCACTTACGAGAGTTCATCGACGTGGATGTAAGTGAAATCATTAGTGGGGATTTGAACTTAGAAAATGCCGCTGCTCGGATAATCAATGAGGTTATTTTTGTATCTTCCGGAAAGCTCACCCAGGCAGAGAAAAATCGATACGAAGATTCGATGAATATTTACACTACGGGTCCAATTCTGTGA
- a CDS encoding adenosylcobalamin-dependent ribonucleoside-diphosphate reductase: MNSEKFPALSQNALRVLEKRYLRKDEAGRVIETPDEMFRRVANNIASVNKFYNDGRDPKKEAEEFYSVMRNLEFLPNSPALMNAGTEIQQLAACFVIPVEDSIESIYDAVKFAALIHQSGGGTGFSFSKLRPEGDIVKSTGGVASGPVSFMKVFDAATEAIKQGGRRRGASMGVLRVDHPDIRKFIKAKEDLTSLTNFNLSVSVTDDFMKKAESGETFDLINPRTGKTVSEVSASELLDEISYYAWKTGDPGLIFFDTINASNPTPALGPIEATNPCGEVPLLPFEACNLGSINLARLAKKQLGGFEFDWNRLDELVDVGIRFLDNVIDASKYPLPQIGAIARGNRKIGLGIMGFADALIKLGISYGSKESFEFAEKLISFIRNKSEEVTKRIGEERGSFPNIGKSIFKGPRRNATILSIAPTGSISIIAGCSSGIEPLYAVYFIRHVLEGEHLREVHPEFIEIAKKRGFYSAELINRIASTTSIQHIEEIPEDIRRLFLTSHDIEPEEHVRMQSVFQKYVDNAVSKTINMSSNSTPKKVREIFELAHKLKCKGITIYREGSKPGQVLTSATSSLLCPDCGGILRVEEGGFVCSVCGISNL; encoded by the coding sequence ATGAATTCAGAGAAATTTCCTGCTCTTTCTCAAAACGCATTAAGAGTCTTAGAAAAGAGGTACCTAAGAAAGGATGAGGCGGGAAGAGTTATAGAAACCCCTGATGAAATGTTCCGTAGAGTCGCGAATAACATTGCATCAGTCAATAAATTTTATAATGACGGCAGGGATCCCAAGAAGGAGGCTGAGGAATTTTACTCAGTGATGAGGAACCTTGAGTTCCTACCCAATTCACCTGCACTAATGAATGCTGGCACGGAAATCCAACAGCTAGCTGCGTGTTTTGTTATACCAGTCGAAGATTCCATTGAAAGTATCTATGATGCGGTAAAGTTCGCGGCACTTATACACCAAAGTGGAGGAGGCACAGGTTTCTCTTTTTCCAAATTGAGACCTGAGGGAGATATCGTGAAGTCGACTGGAGGGGTTGCATCTGGACCCGTTTCATTCATGAAAGTATTTGATGCTGCGACGGAGGCAATCAAACAAGGAGGACGGCGAAGAGGGGCTTCCATGGGGGTACTAAGGGTTGATCATCCAGACATCAGGAAATTCATTAAGGCGAAGGAAGATCTGACATCTCTCACTAATTTCAATCTTTCCGTAAGTGTCACTGATGATTTCATGAAAAAAGCGGAGTCCGGCGAGACCTTTGATCTGATAAACCCGAGAACAGGAAAGACTGTATCGGAAGTCAGTGCATCAGAATTGTTGGATGAAATTTCATATTACGCATGGAAAACTGGAGATCCAGGTTTAATATTCTTTGATACGATAAATGCCTCGAATCCGACTCCTGCTCTTGGTCCAATTGAGGCGACAAATCCATGCGGTGAAGTTCCACTCCTGCCCTTCGAAGCATGCAATCTTGGATCCATAAATTTAGCCCGCCTAGCGAAAAAGCAACTAGGCGGATTTGAATTTGATTGGAACAGACTCGATGAGTTGGTAGATGTTGGCATCCGCTTCCTGGACAATGTCATTGATGCAAGCAAGTATCCTTTACCCCAAATTGGCGCGATCGCGAGGGGGAACAGAAAAATTGGCCTAGGTATCATGGGATTTGCAGACGCGCTCATCAAATTAGGAATTTCATATGGATCGAAAGAATCTTTTGAGTTCGCTGAGAAGCTTATCAGTTTTATTAGGAACAAGAGTGAAGAGGTAACGAAAAGAATTGGAGAGGAGAGGGGCAGCTTCCCGAATATAGGAAAGAGCATTTTTAAAGGCCCCCGAAGAAATGCAACGATTCTCAGCATTGCTCCAACTGGATCAATCAGCATCATTGCAGGGTGTTCGAGTGGAATAGAGCCACTTTATGCGGTCTATTTCATAAGGCATGTACTAGAAGGTGAACATCTTCGCGAAGTTCATCCAGAATTCATAGAAATTGCCAAGAAAAGAGGTTTCTATAGTGCTGAGCTTATCAATCGTATTGCATCAACCACTTCCATTCAACATATTGAAGAAATTCCCGAAGATATTAGGAGATTATTTCTTACTTCGCATGATATTGAACCAGAAGAACACGTTAGAATGCAATCCGTCTTTCAGAAATACGTTGATAATGCTGTTTCAAAAACCATTAATATGTCGTCTAATAGCACACCCAAGAAGGTTAGGGAAATTTTTGAACTAGCACACAAACTCAAATGCAAAGGTATAACGATTTACAGAGAGGGGTCAAAACCCGGACAAGTACTCACTTCAGCGACTTCAAGCTTGTTATGTCCAGATTGTGGCGGAATATTGAGGGTCGAGGAAGGGGGCTTTGTTTGCAGTGTTTGCGGAATTTCGAACTTATGA
- a CDS encoding TrpB-like pyridoxal phosphate-dependent enzyme, translating into MNCKADNSRVILGLEDIPRKWYNIAADLPEPLPPPLHPATMQPVSQDDLKAIFPISLIRQEVSQERYIDIPDEVRDAYILLGRPTPLQRARRLEEFLGTPAKIYFKREDLSPCGSHKPNTAVAQAYFNMKDGTENLTTETGAGQWGSALSLACSIFNLTCTVFMVRVSYEQKPYRRHVMETYGAKVFPSPSMETDYGRSLNKTNPNHPGSLGIAISEAIEAAIKGKNTKYSLGSVLNHVMLHQTVIGQEVMQQLKMLDVEPDYMIGCVGGGSNFAGFAFPTVGERLKGKVNTEFIAVEPRSVPSLTAGKYEYDYGDTAGMTPLIKMYTLGHDFVPSPIHAGGLRYHGMAPSVSLLVKRGIVKPVAYDQRDTFAAGVTFARTEGIIPAPETNHAIKAAIDLALEAKKRNEEKVIVFNLSGHGLLDLAGYASYLSGKMNNS; encoded by the coding sequence ATGAATTGCAAAGCTGATAATTCGAGAGTAATATTAGGGCTTGAAGACATACCAAGAAAATGGTACAATATAGCGGCAGATCTTCCGGAACCTCTGCCTCCGCCACTTCATCCGGCTACAATGCAGCCTGTAAGTCAGGACGATCTTAAGGCAATCTTTCCTATAAGCCTCATAAGACAGGAGGTTTCACAAGAAAGATATATCGATATTCCAGATGAGGTTAGAGATGCTTACATCCTCCTAGGCCGTCCCACACCTCTCCAAAGAGCAAGAAGATTGGAAGAGTTTCTAGGAACCCCCGCGAAGATTTACTTTAAGCGCGAAGATCTGAGTCCCTGCGGTAGTCATAAACCTAACACTGCTGTGGCACAAGCATATTTTAACATGAAGGATGGCACAGAAAACCTCACGACAGAAACTGGCGCCGGTCAATGGGGATCGGCTCTTAGTCTTGCCTGCTCTATTTTTAACCTGACATGCACTGTTTTCATGGTTCGCGTTAGTTATGAACAGAAACCATACAGGCGGCATGTCATGGAAACCTACGGAGCGAAAGTTTTCCCATCCCCAAGCATGGAAACGGATTATGGCAGAAGTTTAAACAAAACAAATCCAAATCATCCAGGGTCTCTTGGAATAGCAATTTCTGAGGCAATTGAAGCTGCAATTAAGGGTAAAAATACCAAATACAGTCTTGGAAGCGTTCTCAATCATGTGATGCTGCACCAGACTGTTATTGGGCAGGAGGTTATGCAGCAGTTAAAGATGCTCGACGTAGAACCAGATTACATGATAGGGTGTGTAGGTGGAGGTAGCAATTTTGCAGGTTTTGCATTTCCCACCGTAGGCGAAAGATTGAAAGGGAAGGTCAATACAGAATTTATTGCGGTAGAGCCCAGATCGGTCCCATCGCTCACTGCTGGAAAATATGAATATGACTATGGCGACACTGCGGGAATGACTCCTCTCATCAAAATGTATACACTTGGACATGACTTCGTTCCATCGCCGATTCACGCTGGCGGTCTTCGCTATCATGGAATGGCTCCAAGCGTTAGCCTCTTGGTCAAGCGTGGCATCGTTAAACCTGTTGCTTACGATCAAAGAGATACATTTGCTGCTGGTGTAACCTTTGCGAGAACTGAAGGCATAATACCAGCACCTGAAACTAACCACGCAATTAAAGCGGCAATTGATCTTGCATTGGAAGCGAAGAAGAGAAACGAGGAGAAGGTCATAGTTTTCAATCTCTCAGGACATGGTTTGCTCGACCTTGCTGGTTACGCGAGTTATCTGTCTGGAAAAATGAATAATTCGTAA
- a CDS encoding DUF835 domain-containing protein produces the protein MRDVKKLFKISVVLESYPRKGFQMLGQLNCLYKHGLCITRLHPEYVSSKYNLKNMEYYWLSCCKGKKVISPKSISHMIRIIKLWLRKNGNSLVFMDGIEYLLIWNDLGRVMHALEEINAILISANSEMLICLDPLTLEQRDVEKIISVMDVKSFDEVTNVVAETKPQQISESLQENTGQTVEGLPRSQELHAIP, from the coding sequence ATGCGTGATGTCAAGAAATTATTTAAGATATCGGTTGTTCTCGAAAGTTACCCAAGAAAAGGTTTTCAAATGCTTGGACAACTAAATTGCCTTTACAAGCATGGACTATGCATAACTAGGCTTCATCCAGAATATGTAAGTTCAAAGTACAACCTTAAGAATATGGAGTATTACTGGCTCAGCTGTTGCAAAGGTAAAAAAGTAATTTCTCCAAAATCAATTTCGCATATGATAAGAATAATCAAATTATGGTTGAGAAAAAATGGAAATTCATTGGTATTTATGGATGGCATAGAATATTTGCTCATATGGAACGACCTCGGGAGAGTGATGCACGCGCTTGAAGAGATAAATGCAATCCTTATTAGTGCAAATTCAGAGATGCTGATTTGCCTAGATCCACTGACTCTAGAACAACGAGATGTTGAAAAGATTATCTCTGTTATGGATGTGAAGAGCTTTGACGAAGTTACTAATGTCGTGGCGGAAACAAAACCTCAGCAAATCTCCGAATCTTTGCAAGAGAACACTGGTCAAACAGTCGAGGGTCTACCGAGATCACAAGAATTGCATGCGATTCCATGA